A genomic window from Periweissella cryptocerci includes:
- a CDS encoding PLP-dependent aminotransferase family protein, whose translation MKQSEYADRIAATDSSMLAELFIASSDPKNISFAGGYPDQTLFPAQALQDSFTKAIQAGAPGIYQYTDAKGPIDLRSILAQRHLARTNVQTSTDEILITQGGQQAIDLIARLFLNKHSGLGVEAPTYMGAISAFNTYEPTYFEIPLETDGLDVAYLEQQLKSHRGANRIRLMYVIPDFQNPTGVTLSVLKRQRLAQLAREYDFYILEDSPYRDLRYSGEDLPTIQSFDTDGRVLYVSSFSKILSPGLRVGYIQAAPELITELAGLKSSADVQSPNMTLEALATFLNENSIDDHINRMKPIYAAKRDAMINALHEYLPATVTFTKPDGGFFLWLQAPQNVNLLKFLKEILMPEANIVYVPGQPQFATSISMNTARLNFSNVPLEKIEPAVKRMAELLNKYL comes from the coding sequence ATGAAACAATCCGAATACGCTGATCGTATCGCTGCCACTGACAGTTCGATGCTCGCTGAACTCTTCATTGCCAGTTCAGATCCTAAAAACATTTCTTTTGCAGGTGGTTATCCTGACCAAACTTTATTCCCTGCGCAAGCTTTACAAGATTCATTTACTAAGGCCATTCAAGCTGGCGCCCCTGGCATTTACCAATATACCGATGCCAAAGGCCCAATTGATTTACGTTCTATTTTAGCACAACGCCACCTCGCTCGAACAAACGTCCAAACATCAACTGATGAAATCTTGATTACTCAAGGTGGTCAACAGGCGATTGATTTGATTGCGCGCTTATTTTTAAACAAACATAGCGGTTTAGGCGTCGAAGCACCAACATACATGGGCGCTATTTCAGCATTCAATACTTACGAACCAACTTATTTTGAAATTCCATTGGAAACTGATGGTCTTGATGTTGCTTATCTTGAACAACAATTAAAATCACATCGTGGTGCTAACCGCATTCGCTTAATGTATGTGATTCCTGATTTTCAAAATCCAACCGGCGTGACTTTGAGTGTCTTGAAGCGACAACGTTTAGCACAATTAGCTCGCGAATACGACTTCTACATTTTGGAAGATTCACCTTATCGTGATTTGCGTTACTCTGGCGAAGATTTACCAACCATCCAAAGTTTTGATACCGATGGTCGTGTGCTCTACGTTTCAAGCTTTTCAAAGATTTTGTCACCTGGTCTGCGGGTCGGTTACATTCAAGCTGCCCCTGAGCTTATCACTGAACTTGCTGGGCTCAAGTCATCCGCTGATGTGCAATCACCTAACATGACTTTGGAAGCCTTGGCGACGTTCTTAAACGAAAACAGCATCGACGATCACATCAACCGAATGAAGCCCATCTACGCTGCCAAACGCGATGCGATGATTAATGCACTGCACGAATACTTGCCCGCAACAGTTACTTTTACCAAGCCAGATGGCGGCTTCTTCCTATGGTTGCAAGCACCCCAAAATGTTAACCTATTAAAATTCCTCAAAGAAATTTTAATGCCGGAAGCTAACATCGTCTATGTCCCTGGTCAGCCACAATTTGCCACTTCAATTTCAATGAATACGGCGCGTTTGAACTTTTCAAATGTGCCACTCGAAAAAATTGAACCCGCCGTTAAACGGATGGCTGAACTTTTGAATAAATATCTATAA
- the xerC gene encoding tyrosine recombinase XerC produces the protein MDNYSNLFIKYLTIERQYSPQTIKAYEEDIKLFREYLDGEQIILDWNKLDPMTVRGWLSNMFDRKLERTTINRKLSSLRSFYQFLLNNEMVRDNPFADIQIKPHNNHLPHYFRQKELNVLFETVYAEDAKLKLRDIALLELLYGTGMRVSEVATLTLSQLDFSRETVHVIGKGGKERFVPLGSYAIKALNVYLDQLRPELMAHFHQVHDYVFINHLGKPVTSTGIEYILKQLMKKTGLSNEIHPHMLRHTFATDLLNNGADLRTVQELLGHTNVSTTQIYTHVSREQLQENYRKYFNRATPEDE, from the coding sequence ATGGATAATTATAGTAATTTATTTATTAAATATTTGACGATTGAACGTCAATATTCGCCCCAGACAATCAAAGCATATGAAGAAGATATCAAATTATTTCGCGAATATTTAGACGGTGAACAAATTATCCTTGATTGGAATAAGTTGGACCCAATGACGGTTCGCGGTTGGTTAAGCAATATGTTTGATCGCAAGTTAGAGCGGACGACGATTAATCGCAAGTTGAGTTCGTTGCGCAGCTTTTATCAGTTCCTCTTGAATAATGAGATGGTTCGTGACAATCCGTTCGCGGATATTCAGATTAAGCCCCACAATAATCATTTACCCCATTATTTTCGACAAAAAGAATTGAATGTGTTATTTGAAACCGTTTATGCAGAGGACGCTAAATTAAAATTGCGCGATATTGCGTTGTTGGAATTGTTGTATGGCACGGGGATGCGGGTATCTGAAGTGGCCACGTTAACGCTTAGTCAGCTTGATTTTTCGCGTGAGACCGTCCACGTCATCGGTAAAGGGGGCAAAGAACGATTTGTGCCTCTTGGTAGTTACGCAATTAAAGCGTTAAATGTGTATCTCGACCAACTCCGGCCAGAGCTGATGGCGCACTTTCACCAAGTGCATGATTATGTCTTCATCAATCATTTAGGCAAGCCGGTAACGTCAACCGGGATTGAATATATTTTAAAACAATTAATGAAGAAAACGGGACTGTCCAATGAAATCCATCCCCACATGCTGCGGCATACATTCGCAACGGATTTATTGAATAACGGGGCTGACTTGCGCACGGTACAAGAATTGTTAGGTCACACTAACGTTAGTACGACGCAGATTTATACGCACGTTAGCCGTGAACAGCTCCAAGAAAACTACCGTAAATACTTCAATCGCGCCACGCCTGAGGATGAATAA
- a CDS encoding aldose 1-epimerase family protein has product MTVKLENEHLVVEIHEHGAELRSVYNKEHQIEYIWQGDPKYWGRHAPVLFPIVGRLQDNQYTFNDQTYYLNQHGFARDLNFIVVAQTPTTATFELRDNPLTKSLYPFSFILQLRYTLTDDDRLSIEYYVSNAENDPIYFQIGGHPAFNVPMDTTSKFSDYYVNVDPVKKYDRINLIGPYSDPKHPSEFDAHIPLRLRYDDYKDDAIILGLEKETTSLVLATLFESHGVTMELENADYVGIWTPYGKNAPFVCLEPWWGLADTIDADGDLTHKFAINKLDGQSDFSGKWSLTFF; this is encoded by the coding sequence ATGACTGTAAAACTTGAAAATGAACATTTAGTTGTCGAAATCCATGAGCATGGTGCTGAATTACGGAGTGTCTACAACAAAGAACACCAAATTGAATATATTTGGCAAGGTGACCCGAAGTATTGGGGGCGGCACGCACCAGTTTTATTCCCAATCGTTGGCCGCTTACAAGATAATCAATACACTTTTAATGATCAAACCTACTATTTAAATCAACATGGTTTTGCGCGTGACTTGAACTTTATTGTCGTGGCACAAACACCAACTACCGCCACATTTGAATTACGTGATAATCCACTAACCAAGTCATTGTATCCATTTAGTTTTATTTTGCAATTACGCTACACGCTGACGGATGATGATCGGTTGAGTATTGAATATTATGTGAGTAACGCTGAAAATGACCCAATTTATTTCCAAATTGGTGGTCACCCCGCATTTAACGTGCCAATGGACACAACTTCAAAATTTTCAGATTATTACGTGAATGTAGATCCAGTCAAAAAGTATGATCGCATCAATCTGATTGGACCATACTCAGATCCAAAGCATCCAAGTGAATTTGATGCCCACATTCCTTTACGCTTGCGTTATGACGATTACAAAGACGATGCGATTATTTTAGGCTTAGAAAAAGAAACGACATCATTAGTCTTAGCGACATTGTTTGAATCGCATGGGGTAACGATGGAACTTGAAAATGCCGATTATGTTGGGATTTGGACGCCGTATGGTAAGAACGCGCCGTTTGTATGCCTTGAACCTTGGTGGGGCTTGGCGGACACGATTGACGCAGACGGTGATTTGACCCACAAATTTGCAATCAATAAATTGGATGGTCAGTCTGATTTTTCAGGAAAGTGGAGCTTAACTTTCTTCTAA
- the plsY gene encoding glycerol-3-phosphate 1-O-acyltransferase PlsY, with amino-acid sequence MEIAFLFVLSYFLGACPFGYWIGKIFYHEDIRTAGSGNIGTTNTFRVLGVKAGSAVMVLDVLKGTLAASLPHIFGISMGIWTNPFIIGLAAIIGHMFSIWIGFKGGKAVATTAGVLLAYDPHVFVLAVIVFAGFIFLTSMVSVGSIVAFLAVDAYSLFNHDWFLFTIAAVLTVFIIYKHRTNIVRIIHGNENQTPFGLVYWLRKNK; translated from the coding sequence TTGGAAATTGCATTTTTATTCGTGTTGAGCTATTTTTTGGGGGCGTGCCCATTTGGCTATTGGATTGGCAAAATATTCTACCACGAAGATATTCGGACGGCGGGCTCAGGTAATATTGGTACAACCAATACCTTTCGCGTGCTCGGTGTAAAAGCTGGTTCAGCAGTGATGGTGCTTGATGTCTTGAAAGGGACCTTAGCGGCGAGCTTGCCACATATCTTTGGTATTAGCATGGGAATCTGGACTAATCCGTTTATTATTGGTTTAGCGGCGATTATTGGTCACATGTTTAGTATCTGGATTGGTTTCAAGGGTGGTAAAGCCGTCGCCACAACGGCCGGGGTTTTGCTTGCGTATGATCCGCATGTGTTTGTGCTTGCAGTCATTGTGTTTGCTGGGTTTATTTTCTTAACCAGTATGGTGAGTGTCGGTTCAATCGTGGCTTTCTTGGCAGTTGACGCCTATTCGTTGTTTAATCACGATTGGTTTTTGTTCACGATTGCGGCGGTTTTGACGGTTTTTATTATCTATAAGCACCGAACGAATATTGTGCGTATCATCCACGGCAATGAAAACCAGACACCTTTTGGGTTGGTTTACTGGTTACGTAAAAATAAATAA
- the def gene encoding peptide deformylase has product MYLMKDITRDGDPVLRQEAADVQFPLSAEDRKLADDMMEYLVISQDETENEKYKLRPGVGLAAPQVGESKRMAAILVPGEFEDDEPLFKGVISNPVIISHSVQDGALDMGEGCLSVDEDVAGFVPRHDRITVRYQNLDGETVKLRLKDYPAIVFQHEMDHLHGVLYYDHINQAEPWAESEDVKYIK; this is encoded by the coding sequence ATGTATTTAATGAAAGACATTACTCGCGATGGCGACCCCGTGTTACGTCAGGAAGCTGCTGACGTTCAATTCCCCCTGTCTGCTGAAGACCGCAAGTTAGCCGATGACATGATGGAATACTTAGTCATCAGCCAAGACGAAACTGAAAATGAAAAATACAAGTTACGTCCCGGTGTAGGTTTAGCTGCCCCACAAGTCGGCGAATCAAAGCGTATGGCTGCAATCTTGGTACCTGGTGAATTTGAAGACGATGAACCTTTATTCAAAGGTGTGATTTCAAACCCCGTTATCATTTCCCACTCAGTCCAAGATGGTGCGCTTGACATGGGTGAAGGCTGTCTTTCTGTTGATGAAGACGTGGCTGGTTTTGTTCCCCGCCACGATCGCATCACCGTCCGTTACCAAAACCTTGATGGCGAAACGGTAAAGTTACGCTTGAAAGATTATCCAGCCATTGTTTTCCAACACGAAATGGATCACTTGCACGGTGTGCTCTATTACGATCACATCAACCAAGCTGAACCATGGGCTGAAAGCGAAGATGTTAAATACATCAAATAA
- the pdhA gene encoding pyruvate dehydrogenase (acetyl-transferring) E1 component subunit alpha, with protein sequence MQNTDASENRSSFVDFAAIKDEMMSNQTPLQVLDGHGKIVNQAVFDQYSDTELVDMLKLMVWERTLHQRSNALTRQGRLGFYAPTEGQEASEMGAQLAFKATDFLLPAYRDIPQLIQHGLPTWKAFLWSRGHVLGNDYEEEHLAAMPPQIIIGAQYIQAAGVALGIKKNKTEDMVAYTFTGDGGTSQGDFYEGINFAGAYQVPAVFIIQNNGYAISTPRHVQTAAVTLAQKGMAAGIPFVQVDGMDILAVREAAKAAREYAAAGNGPVLIETLTFRFGPHTNAGDDPKRYRTPEEEQPWFDNDPLIRLRKVLTEKGVWSEEIENAYIDDVKAEIKAAVAQADAAPKQKISDFLKNVFEEPTPDIVEQIAIFEAKEAK encoded by the coding sequence ATGCAAAACACAGACGCGAGTGAAAACCGCAGTAGTTTTGTCGACTTTGCTGCAATTAAAGATGAAATGATGTCTAATCAGACACCCCTACAAGTGCTTGATGGTCACGGTAAGATTGTCAATCAAGCGGTGTTTGACCAATATAGTGATACTGAATTGGTAGACATGTTGAAATTAATGGTTTGGGAACGGACTTTGCACCAACGCTCGAATGCATTAACGCGCCAAGGTCGTTTGGGTTTTTATGCACCAACCGAAGGGCAAGAAGCTAGTGAAATGGGGGCACAATTAGCCTTCAAAGCAACTGACTTCTTACTACCAGCTTATCGTGATATCCCACAACTAATTCAACACGGCTTGCCAACTTGGAAGGCTTTTTTATGGTCGCGTGGACATGTTCTTGGTAACGATTACGAAGAAGAACACTTAGCGGCAATGCCACCACAAATCATTATTGGTGCGCAATATATCCAAGCGGCAGGAGTTGCATTAGGAATCAAAAAAAATAAAACCGAAGATATGGTTGCTTACACGTTTACTGGTGATGGCGGGACTTCGCAAGGTGATTTCTATGAAGGAATTAACTTTGCTGGTGCGTACCAAGTGCCAGCGGTGTTTATTATCCAAAATAACGGCTATGCCATTTCGACACCACGACATGTGCAAACGGCCGCAGTGACGTTGGCGCAAAAAGGGATGGCCGCAGGGATTCCGTTTGTCCAAGTTGATGGAATGGACATCTTGGCAGTGCGTGAGGCTGCTAAGGCTGCCCGTGAATATGCCGCTGCCGGTAATGGTCCAGTTTTAATTGAAACGTTGACGTTCCGTTTTGGCCCCCACACGAATGCTGGGGATGATCCAAAACGTTATCGGACACCTGAAGAAGAACAACCATGGTTTGACAATGATCCCTTAATTCGCTTACGCAAGGTGTTGACGGAGAAGGGCGTGTGGTCTGAAGAGATTGAAAATGCCTACATTGATGATGTTAAAGCAGAGATTAAGGCCGCAGTCGCTCAAGCAGATGCAGCACCAAAACAAAAAATTTCAGACTTTTTGAAGAATGTTTTTGAAGAACCAACTCCCGATATTGTTGAACAAATCGCAATCTTTGAAGCAAAGGAGGCTAAGTAA
- a CDS encoding alpha-ketoacid dehydrogenase subunit beta — protein MATMTFIQAITDALNTQLKNDDKTLIFGEDVGKNGGVFRATDGLQAEYGKDRVFDTPLAESGILGLSMGLALQGFRPIPEIQFIGFIFEAMDSIAGQMARTRYRMNGKVGLPITIRSPFGGGTHTPEMHADSLEGMIASVPGLRVVTPSNPYDAKGLLISAIKNNDPVFFLENLKLYRSLKADVPEGEYTVPLDKANVVREGSDVTVIAYSAEVNESLKVAEKLAKEGISVEVVDLRSLAPIDSATLVQSVSKTHRAVVVQEAQRMAGVAAKVVSEISEKAILSLDAPIGRVSAPDTVYPFGLAEDDWLPAAADIEAKVRETLEFN, from the coding sequence ATGGCTACGATGACATTTATCCAAGCAATTACTGATGCACTAAACACACAACTTAAAAATGATGACAAGACGTTGATTTTTGGCGAAGACGTTGGTAAAAACGGTGGGGTTTTCCGGGCGACGGATGGCTTACAAGCTGAATACGGCAAAGACCGTGTGTTTGATACTCCTTTGGCGGAATCTGGAATTTTAGGTTTGTCAATGGGATTAGCTTTACAAGGGTTCCGCCCAATTCCAGAAATTCAATTCATCGGCTTTATTTTTGAAGCAATGGATTCAATCGCCGGTCAGATGGCACGGACACGTTACCGGATGAACGGTAAGGTGGGCTTACCAATCACGATTCGCTCGCCATTTGGTGGTGGGACGCACACGCCAGAAATGCACGCCGATTCATTGGAAGGTATGATTGCGTCGGTGCCAGGTCTGCGCGTGGTCACACCATCTAATCCATACGATGCTAAGGGATTATTAATTTCCGCAATTAAAAATAATGACCCAGTCTTCTTCCTAGAAAATTTGAAATTGTATCGTTCATTGAAAGCAGATGTGCCAGAAGGTGAATATACGGTACCGTTAGACAAGGCGAACGTTGTCCGTGAAGGTAGTGACGTGACCGTTATCGCATACTCGGCAGAAGTTAATGAAAGTTTGAAAGTTGCGGAAAAACTCGCAAAAGAGGGCATCTCGGTCGAAGTGGTTGATTTACGTTCACTAGCACCGATTGATTCAGCAACACTTGTGCAGTCAGTTAGCAAGACCCACCGGGCTGTGGTGGTTCAAGAAGCCCAACGGATGGCTGGGGTGGCGGCCAAGGTCGTATCTGAAATTTCAGAAAAAGCCATTTTGTCACTTGATGCACCGATTGGTCGGGTTTCAGCACCAGATACGGTTTATCCATTTGGCTTAGCTGAAGACGACTGGCTTCCAGCGGCAGCAGATATTGAAGCAAAAGTTCGCGAAACTTTAGAATTTAATTAG
- a CDS encoding 2-oxo acid dehydrogenase subunit E2 produces the protein MAFEFKLPELGEGMHEGEIASWLVKVGDHVEEDDGLVEIQNDKSVEELPSPVTGTIKEIKLAEGSTATIGDVLVVIDDGSVDVPAESPAPAAVPDEAPVAVTPATPTDSVPTVATESVTVAQPGDVILAMPSVRHYARQQGVNLAQVTATGKHGQILKADVDATINGATPAPIVTAEASAPVEAAVTPAPVQPYVAAMPELETREPMSLTRKAIAKAMVTSKHTAPHVTLFDEVEVSALMANRKKYKAIAAERDIKLTFLPYVAKVLTAVLKEYPVFNASIDDATQEIITKHYYNIGIATDTDHGLYVPNIKDANTKGLFTIAQEISANTVKAQDGKLSGADMKGGSITITNIGSIGGGWFTPVINYPEVAILGVGKIAPEPYVNADGELAVGQMMKLSLSFDHRLIDGATAQRAMNLLKSLLHDPEMLMMEG, from the coding sequence ATGGCATTTGAATTTAAACTCCCAGAACTTGGTGAAGGCATGCATGAAGGTGAAATTGCTTCATGGCTGGTCAAAGTTGGTGATCATGTTGAAGAAGACGATGGTTTAGTCGAAATTCAAAATGATAAATCAGTCGAAGAACTGCCATCGCCAGTAACGGGTACAATCAAAGAAATTAAACTTGCTGAGGGGTCAACTGCGACTATCGGTGACGTCTTAGTTGTGATTGATGACGGTTCCGTAGATGTACCAGCAGAATCACCGGCACCGGCAGCTGTACCAGATGAAGCCCCCGTGGCAGTGACACCAGCAACACCAACCGACTCAGTGCCAACTGTTGCCACTGAAAGCGTAACGGTCGCACAACCTGGTGACGTGATCCTTGCGATGCCGTCAGTACGCCATTATGCGCGCCAACAAGGTGTTAATTTGGCACAAGTTACGGCAACGGGAAAACATGGACAAATCTTGAAAGCGGATGTTGATGCCACAATTAACGGTGCAACACCAGCTCCGATTGTGACCGCAGAAGCTAGTGCGCCCGTGGAAGCTGCAGTGACACCAGCGCCAGTGCAGCCATATGTCGCAGCAATGCCGGAACTCGAAACGCGCGAACCAATGTCGTTGACACGTAAGGCAATTGCCAAAGCGATGGTGACATCTAAACACACTGCGCCACACGTAACGTTATTTGATGAAGTCGAAGTAAGTGCGTTGATGGCTAACCGTAAGAAGTACAAAGCGATTGCGGCCGAGCGTGATATCAAATTAACATTCTTACCATATGTTGCGAAAGTTTTAACTGCAGTCTTGAAAGAATATCCAGTTTTCAATGCTTCAATTGATGATGCAACGCAAGAGATTATTACAAAGCATTACTACAATATTGGCATTGCTACCGATACTGACCATGGTCTGTACGTGCCAAACATTAAGGACGCCAATACTAAGGGCTTGTTTACGATTGCTCAAGAAATTAGTGCAAATACGGTTAAAGCACAGGATGGTAAGTTGAGTGGCGCCGATATGAAGGGTGGCTCAATCACAATCACTAACATTGGCTCAATTGGTGGTGGTTGGTTTACACCAGTAATCAACTATCCAGAAGTTGCCATTTTGGGTGTTGGTAAGATTGCGCCAGAACCATATGTGAATGCGGATGGTGAATTGGCAGTTGGTCAAATGATGAAGTTATCATTGAGTTTTGATCACCGTTTAATTGATGGTGCCACAGCACAACGGGCAATGAATCTGTTGAAGAGCTTATTGCACGATCCAGAAATGTTGATGATGGAGGGCTAA
- the lpdA gene encoding dihydrolipoyl dehydrogenase, with translation MVVGDFAEERETIVVGSGPGGYVAAIHAAELGQKVMIVERDEIGGVCLNVGCIPSKALINAGHRYQAMQADQFGITSTGATLDFTKTQAWKDNEVVKRLTSGVEMLLKKHKIEIVKGEVYLHDNHKLRVMSETSDSAAQSYQFDNLILATGSRPIEIPNFKFAGRVVDSTGGLNLKEVPKELVVIGGGYIGAELAGAYANLGAHVTILEGTPSILPNFEKDMVELVLKSLKEKGVAVITGAMAQKSEQTDHDVTVTYKVGDDEHTITADYCMVTVGRRPNTDEMGLEYTDVVIGQRGLIEVDQQGRTAAPNIFAIGDIVAGAALAHKSSFEGKVAAEAISGDASAAVDYLGMPAVCYTDPELATVGITKAEATEKGLHVKASKFPFAANGRAITLAETDGFVRLVSTDDGTLVGAQVAGPGASDLIAELTLAVNSGMNVEDIALTIHAHPTLAEATMEAADIALGMPTNI, from the coding sequence ATGGTTGTAGGAGATTTTGCTGAAGAACGCGAAACAATTGTGGTTGGTTCTGGCCCTGGTGGTTATGTAGCGGCAATTCACGCGGCTGAACTTGGTCAGAAAGTGATGATTGTTGAACGCGATGAAATCGGTGGCGTCTGTTTGAACGTGGGCTGTATTCCATCAAAGGCGTTGATTAACGCGGGACATCGCTACCAAGCAATGCAAGCTGATCAATTTGGGATTACAAGTACCGGCGCAACATTGGATTTCACTAAGACCCAAGCGTGGAAAGACAATGAAGTCGTTAAACGCTTGACTAGTGGTGTTGAAATGCTCTTAAAAAAGCACAAAATTGAAATTGTGAAGGGCGAAGTGTATTTGCATGATAACCATAAACTTCGGGTGATGAGTGAAACGAGTGACTCGGCAGCCCAAAGTTATCAATTTGATAATTTGATTTTAGCGACGGGTTCACGGCCGATTGAAATTCCCAACTTTAAATTTGCCGGTCGAGTTGTTGATTCAACTGGGGGCTTGAATTTAAAGGAAGTGCCCAAGGAATTAGTTGTGATCGGTGGGGGCTATATTGGTGCGGAATTAGCGGGTGCCTACGCTAATCTTGGTGCGCACGTCACAATTCTTGAAGGAACCCCATCAATTTTGCCAAACTTTGAAAAAGACATGGTGGAATTAGTGCTGAAGAGCCTGAAAGAAAAAGGCGTTGCAGTGATTACGGGTGCCATGGCGCAAAAATCAGAACAAACTGATCATGATGTGACCGTAACTTACAAGGTTGGTGATGATGAACACACAATCACGGCTGATTATTGCATGGTCACAGTTGGTCGGCGCCCAAACACCGATGAAATGGGTTTGGAATATACCGATGTTGTCATTGGGCAACGGGGATTGATTGAAGTTGATCAACAAGGACGGACCGCAGCGCCAAATATTTTCGCTATCGGTGATATTGTGGCCGGGGCGGCCTTGGCGCACAAGTCATCATTTGAAGGAAAGGTTGCTGCAGAAGCAATTAGTGGTGATGCAAGTGCTGCCGTTGACTATCTTGGAATGCCGGCGGTTTGCTACACAGATCCTGAATTAGCAACAGTGGGAATTACTAAAGCTGAAGCAACTGAAAAAGGGCTGCACGTCAAAGCCAGCAAGTTTCCGTTTGCGGCTAATGGTCGGGCGATTACCTTAGCCGAAACGGATGGTTTTGTGCGGTTAGTATCAACTGATGATGGTACGTTAGTTGGGGCACAAGTTGCGGGCCCCGGCGCCTCGGATTTAATTGCTGAATTAACGTTAGCGGTGAACAGTGGCATGAATGTTGAAGATATCGCATTGACAATTCACGCGCACCCAACCTTAGCGGAAGCAACAATGGAAGCTGCTGATATTGCTTTGGGGATGCCAACAAATATTTAA
- a CDS encoding MmcQ/YjbR family DNA-binding protein encodes MSEADHFAQLTPLEKDMKRIGDSLPGAHVRWRIDWECWYFDLDGKMFGLMHDSLLTLKGDPQQNEIMREEFAFVIAGYHVNKTHWNSIRLTESTFTIAGYEKLIKASYDLVMAGFSHKKQLAIQFKASGSELESK; translated from the coding sequence ATGAGTGAAGCAGACCATTTTGCCCAACTTACGCCGCTTGAAAAAGACATGAAACGAATTGGTGACAGTTTACCGGGTGCGCATGTTCGTTGGCGCATTGATTGGGAATGTTGGTATTTTGATTTAGATGGAAAAATGTTTGGCCTGATGCACGATAGCTTGCTGACATTGAAAGGTGATCCGCAACAAAATGAAATCATGCGCGAAGAGTTTGCATTTGTGATTGCTGGATATCACGTTAATAAAACGCACTGGAATTCAATTCGCTTAACAGAGTCGACTTTCACGATTGCGGGTTACGAGAAATTAATTAAGGCATCATATGATTTGGTAATGGCGGGCTTTAGCCACAAAAAGCAGTTAGCAATTCAGTTTAAAGCCAGTGGCAGTGAACTGGAATCAAAATAA